A window of Argopecten irradians isolate NY chromosome 1, Ai_NY, whole genome shotgun sequence contains these coding sequences:
- the LOC138307319 gene encoding carotenoid-cleaving dioxygenase, mitochondrial-like — MTWCVVLLSLLLVGCVHTDESQGFDTHTDGSQGFELWFTTNKDEKERAPIYFDNPLPTWLKGTLIRNGPGQFEMGKRKFLNAIDGYSKLSSWTFSGNGSAYFSTKFLRSESYKESRTNNNVAPFLTFGGVAPPFSDIEKADAVGHQLDNTNVNVFQYMDDDSPVFVAVSDVWKLYEFNSSLSTLGPVNAKHPVKEPADRIGFIDSMSCAHSLPEYGTSDTYFNFYSSLSLIPGIKHKLTLVRINSVNDRQVVAEWDTDKVAYMHSFGVTPNYVIFFIAPYFVNIEELLLHGSVGDGMDWFPKENTTVYIVNTKTRQTYNMNISTVMALHHINAFEFPDGKIAVDVAGHQDPFFSNVFKISNIYNVTSRAHSKYRTSVTRYIFDIKKNNYITQTWPDSDKYQCASTLEVPTINEHYRSKPYCFVYGSVFNFDGEDFAHIALVKKDVCGQKRDKALYIPNHYPTEAWFIPSPPGGATSEDDGYLATIFLDGTTKKSYIALIDPKNMTITHKAILPTVVPFNIHGRFFPDSV; from the exons ATGACATGGTGTGTTGTATTACTGTCTCTCCTTCTGGTGGGGTGTGTTCACACTGATGAATCACAGGGGTTTGATACCCACACTGATGGATCACAGGGGTTTGAACTGTGGTTTACTACCAATAAAGACGAAAAGGAGAGAGCACCGATTTATTTCGACAATCCACTTCCTACATGGCTCAAAGGAACACTG ATCAGGAATGGTCCAGGACAGTTTGAGATGGGAAAACGCAAATTCCTGAATGCTATTGATGGTTATTCCAAACTTTCCAGCTGGACCTTTTCTGGCAATGGTTCTGCGTATTTCTCGACAAAGTTCCTGAGATCAGAATCCTATAAGGAGTCCAGAACAAACAACAACGTGGCCCCGTTTCTAACATTTGGTGGTGTTGCTCCTCCTTTTAGCGACATTGAGAAGGCAGACGCTGTTGGACACCAACTAGACAACACGAACGTTAATGTATTCCAGTATATGGACGATGACAGTCCCGTATTTGTAGCAGTGTCAGACGTGTGGAAACTGTACGAGTTTAATAGCTCGCTGTCAACATTAGGACCGGTAAATGCCAAACATCCCGTAAAAGAACCCGCCGACAGAATTGGGTTTATTGATTCTATGTCATGCGCACATTCACTTCCTGAATACGGCACTTCAGATACTTACTTTAATTTCTACAGTAGTTTAAGTTTAATCCCCggaataaaacataaattaacTCTTGTACGGATAAACTCTGTCAACGATCGACAAGTTGTAGCAGAATGGGACACGGACAAAGTGGCCTACATGCATTCGTTTGGAGTAACGCCAAATTacgttatttttttcattgcgCCTTATTTTGTTAATATAGAAGAGCTTTTGTTGCACGGCTCAGTAGGAGATGGAATGGATTGGTTTCCAAAGGAaaatacaactgtttatatagtcAATACAAAAACACGTCAGACGTACAATATGAACATTTCCACAGTGATGGCTTTGCACCATATAAACGCGTTCGAATTTCCAGATGGTAAAATCGCCGTAGATGTTGCAGGTCATCAAGATCCATTTTTTTCCAATGTGTTTAAGATTTCGAACATTTACAACGTTACATCCCGAGCACACAGTAAATACAGAACGTCGGTGACGAGATATATCTTTGatataaagaaaaacaattatataacacAAACTTGGCCAGATTCGGACAAATACCAGTGCGCATCTACACTAGAAGTACCGACAATTAACGAACATTACCGATCCAAACcgtattgttttgtatatggGTCAGTTTTCAACTTCGACGGAGAAGATTTTGCTCATATTGCTCTGGTTAAAAAGGACGTTTGTGGTCAAAAGCGAGACAAAGCATTATACATCCCTAACCATTACCCTACCGAGGCTTGGTTCATACCTTCACCACCAGGGGGCGCTACATCAGAGGATGACGGTTACTTGGCCACAATATTCCTCGACGGAACAACGAAGAAAAGTTATATTGCACTCATTGACCCGAAAAACATGACAATTACCCATAAGGCCATTCTTCCCACTGTTGTGCCTTTTAATATTCACGGGCGTTTCTTTCCAGACTCTGTTTAA